In Nitrospirota bacterium, a single genomic region encodes these proteins:
- a CDS encoding GTP-binding protein, producing the protein MAKAKYERRKPHVNIGTIGHVDHGKTTLTAALTKVCAEKGMAKYIPY; encoded by the coding sequence ATGGCGAAGGCGAAATATGAGCGGCGGAAGCCGCACGTGAATATCGGGACGATCGGGCATGTGGACCACGGCAAGACGACGTTGACCGCGGCCTTGACGAAAGTCTGTGCGGAGAAGGGCATGGCCAAGTACATTCCGTAC